The Castanea sativa cultivar Marrone di Chiusa Pesio chromosome 11, ASM4071231v1 genome contains a region encoding:
- the LOC142617417 gene encoding malate dehydrogenase, cytoplasmic-like has translation MELIIDLSVFRKIKYLELLHKGHIVLVYIALFWRIIRYICSFLKKEKEPMKVLVKGATGQIGYAIVPMIARGIMLGPDQPVILHLLDIEQKIDDLNLLRMELLGSAFPLLKQVVATIDNVEACKDVNIAIMIAGYSRKDGLDTKDLMSKNVSIYKDVASVLEQHAAADCKVLVVTNPANTNALILKDFAPSIPEKNITCLTRLDHNIALSLIAEKVKVPVSDVKNVIIWGNHDAKQYPDINHATVTIKNEEKPVKECISDDHWLKTEFITNVQQRGAAFNRSQKAKKCALSCASAACDHIHDWVYGTPKGKWVSMGVYSDGSYGIPKDIIYSFPVKCEKGKWSIVQGLTIDALTREKMDVAAKDLKEEISMAKSCLD, from the exons ATGGAACTGATTATTGATCTGTCTGTGTTTAGGAAAATTAAGTATCTTGAATTGCTTCACAAGGGTCACATTGTTTTGGTTTATATTGCTTTGTTTTGGAGGATTATTAGATACATTTGCAGCTTCCTTAAGAAAGAGAAGGAACCAATGAAAGTGTTGGTCAAGGGTGCTACAG GGCAAATAGGTTATGCCATTGTTCCAATGATTGCAAGGGGAATCATGCTGGGCCCTGATCAGCCTGTGATTCTGCACTTGCTTGATATTGAACAGAAAATTGATGACTTGAATTTGCTAAGAATGGAATTGCTTGGTTCTGCCTTTCCTCTTTTAAAAC AAGTTGTTGCTACCATCGACAACGTTGAAGCTTGTAAAGATGTCAATATTGCTATTATGATTGCTGGATACTCACgaaaggatggtttagacaccAAGGATTTGATGTCAAAAAATGTATCTATTTACAAGGATGTAGCTTCGGTCTTGGAGCAGCATGCTGCTGCGGATTGCAAG GTGCTAGTTGTTACCAACCCAGCAAACACCAATGCACTCATCTTGAAAGATTTTGCTCCTTCAATTCCAGAGAAAAACATCACGTGTCTAACACGACTTGATCATAACATAGCATTAAGCCTAATAGCTGAGAAGGTAAAGGTTCCTGTTAGCGATGTCAAGAACGTAATCATATGGGGCAATCACGATGCAAAACAATATCCAGACATCAATCATGCAACTGTCAccataaaaaatgaagagaaaccTGTTAAAGAATGCATTTCTGACGATCATTG GTTAAAAACCGAGTTCATCACCAATGTGCAGCAGCGTGGCGCAGCCTTTAACAGATCTCAGAAAGCAAAAAAATGTGCACTGTCTTGTGCAAGTGCAGCTTGTGATCATATACATGATTGGGTTTATGGTACTCCCAAG GGAAAATGGGTTTCCATGGGAGTGTATTCTGATGGTTCTTATGGGATCCCAAAGGATATTATTTACTCTTTTCCTGTTAAATGTGAGAAAGGGAAATGGTCAATTGTGCAGG GGCTCACAATCGATGCACTTACAAGGGAAAAGATGGATGTAGCAGCAAAAGATCTCAAGGAAGAAATATCAATGGCCAAGTCATGCCTGGACTAA
- the LOC142614916 gene encoding malate dehydrogenase, cytoplasmic-like has product MEYLELLLKGLVVLFPFAFCWMLITYKWSFRKTEKEPIKVLVTGAAGQIGYAILPMIARGVMLGPDQPVTLHLFDNIKQANEALNGIKMELIDAAFPLLKGVIATTDIVEACKNVNIAVMLGGFLRKEGMERMDMMSKNVSMYMTQASALGKHAAADCKVLVFAKPSNTNALILKEFASSIPEKNITCLTRLDHNRALNQIAKRLKVHASDVKNIIIWGNHSSTHYPDVNHATFTTKNGERLVREHVADDHWLKTEFINTVQHRGLAIIKARKASSALSAASAACDHVHDWVFGTPKGTWVSMGVCSDGSYGIEPGLIYSFPVKCENGKWSIVQGLKIDEFSRAKMDATAKELIEEASFAKSCLNEQ; this is encoded by the exons ATGGAGTATCTTGAATTGCTTCTGAAAGGTCTTGttgttttgtttccttttgCTTTCTGTTGGATGCTTATTACATACAAGTGGAGCTTCCGGAAGACAGAGAAGGAGCCGATCAAAGTATTGGTCACTGGTGCTGCAG GGCAAATAGGTTATGCCATCCTTCCAATGATTGCAAGGGGAGTCATGTTGGGTCCTGATCAGCCTGTGACTCTGCACTTGTTTGATAATATCAAGCAAGCAAATGAAGCCTTGAATGGGATAAAAATGGAATTGATTGATGCTGCCTTTCCTCTTCTGAAAG GTGTGATTGCTACCACGGACATTGTTGAAGCTTGTAAAAATGTCAATATTGCTGTTATGCTTGGTGGATTCCTACGGAAGGAAGGTATGGAAAGGATGGATATGATGTCTAAAAATGTGTCTATGTACATGACTCAAGCTTCGGCCTTGGGCAAGCATGCTGCTGCGGATTGCAAG GTGCTAGTTTTTGCCAAACCATCAAACACCAATGCACTCATCTTGAAAGAATTTGCTTCTTCAATCCCAGAGAAAAACATCACATGCCTAACACGACTTGATCATAATAGAGCATTGAACCAAATAGCTAAGAGGCTAAAGGTTCATGCTAGTGATGTCAAGAACATAATCATCTGGGGCAATCACTCTTCAACTCATTATCCAGACGTCAATCATGCGACTTTCACCACTAAAAATGGAGAGAGACTAGTCCGAGAACATGTTGCAGATGATCATTG GTTAAAAACCGAGTTCATCAACACCGTACAGCATCGTGGTTTAGCCATTATCAAAGCTCGGAAAGCATCAAGTGCATTGTCTGCTGCAAGTGCTGCTTGTGATCATGTACATGATTGGGTTTTCGGGACTCCCAAG GGAACGTGGGTTTCCATGGGAGTTTGTTCTGATGGTTCTTATGGGATCGAACCTGGCCTTATTTACTCTTTTCCTGTTAAATGTGAGAATGGAAAATGGTCAATTGTGCAGG GGCTCAAGATCGATGAGTTCTCAAGGGCAAAGATGGATGCAACGGCAAAAGAACTCATCGAGGAAGCATCATTCGCCAAGTCATGCCTCAACGAACAATGA